One Ricinus communis isolate WT05 ecotype wild-type chromosome 2, ASM1957865v1, whole genome shotgun sequence DNA segment encodes these proteins:
- the LOC8288565 gene encoding low-temperature-induced cysteine proteinase, with protein sequence MGLFSSSSAMFVFLFFTFTLSSALDMSIVSYDQTHLTKSSWRTDDEVMAIYEEWLVKNGKAHSNNNALGEKERRFQVFKDNLRFIDEHNSENRSYKVGLNRFADLTNEEYRSMYLGARSGAKRNRLSRSSNRYLPRVGDSLPDSVDWRKEGAVAEVKDQGSCGSCWAFSTIAAVEGINKIVTGDLISLSEQELVDCDRSYNEGCNGGLMDYAFQFIINNGGIDSEEDYPYLARDGTCDTYRKNAKVVTIDNYEDVPVNDEKALQKAVANQPVSVAIEAGGREFQFYQSGIFTGRCGTALDHGVAAVGYGTENGKDYWIVRNSWGKSWGESGYIRMERNIATATGKCGIAIEPSYPIKKGQNPPNPGPSPPSPIKPPSVCDSYFSCPESTTCCCIFEYAKYCFEWGCCPLEGATCCDDHYSCCPHDYPVCNINEGTCLIGKDNPFGVKAMRRTPAKPHWAYGLEGRKNSA encoded by the exons atGGGCCTGTTTAGTTCATCGTCAGCCATGTTCGTGTTCTTGTTTTTCACCTTCACCTTATCTTCAGCTTTGGACATGTCAATCGTGTCCTATGATCAAACCCATCTAACTAAATCAAGCTGGAGAACGGATGATGAGGTTATGGCTATATACGAGGAGTGGTTGGTGAAGAACGGAAAGGCCCATAGCAACAACAACGCTTTGGGAGAGAAGGAGAGGAGGTTTCAGGtttttaaagataatttaaGGTTTATTGACGAACATAACTCTGAGAATCGGAGTTACAAGGTTGGGTTGAACCGGTTTGCTGATCTGACCAACGAGGAGTACCGGTCTATGTACTTGGGAGCACGAAGTGGTGCTAAAAGGAATCGGTTGTCTAGATCCTCTAATCGTTACTTGCCACGTGTCGGAGATTCGTTGCCGGATTCCGTTGATTGGAGGAAGGAAGGTGCTGTTGCTGAAGTCAAAGATCAAGGAAGCTGTG GGAGTTGCTGGGCATTCTCAACAATTGCTGCTGTGGAAGGGATCAACAAGATTGTTACTGGTGACCTCATCTCTTTATCTGAACAAGAGTTGGTGGATTGCGATAGATCTTATAATGAAGGATGCAACGGTGGTCTCATGGACTATGCCTTTCAGTTCATCATCAACAATGGTGGCATTGATTCTGAAGAAGATTATCCTTACCTCGCTCGTGATGGCACATGTGACACTTACAGG AAAAATGCCAAAGTTGTTACAATTGATAATTACGAAGATGTTCCTGTTAACGATGAGAAGGCATTGCAAAAGGCAGTTGCAAATCAGCCAGTGAGTGTTGCAATTGAAGCTGGTGGCCGGGAATTCCAGTTTTACCAATCC GGTATTTTTACCGGAAGATGTGGGACGGCACTGGACCATGGTGTTGCTGCTGTGGGTTATGGCACTGAAAACGGAAAAGATTATTGGATAGTCAGGAACTCATGGGGTAAAAGCTGGGGAGAAAGTGGTTATATCAGGATGGAGAGAAATATTGCCACTGCAACAGGAAAATGTGGAATTGCAATTGAGCCCTCTTACCCTATCAAGAAAGGCCAAAATCCCCCAAACCCTGGTCCTTCTCCTCCATCTCCAATAAAGCCTCCATCTGTCTGTGATAGTTACTTTAGCTGCCCAGAGAGCACAACTTGTTGCTGCATCTTCGAGTATGCTAAATATTGCTTTGAATGGGGATGCTGCCCACTTGAGGGTGCTACCTGCTGTGATGATCACTATAGTTGCTGCCCGCATGACTATCCCGTTTGCAACATTAACGAAGGAACCTGCTTAATA GGAAAGGACAACCCATTCGGAGTGAAGGCAATGAGGCGTACTCCTGCCAAGCCACATTGGGCTTATGGGCTTGAAGGCCGAAAGAATAgtgcttag
- the LOC8288564 gene encoding LOW QUALITY PROTEIN: probable cysteine protease RD21B (The sequence of the model RefSeq protein was modified relative to this genomic sequence to represent the inferred CDS: inserted 1 base in 1 codon): MERNTVSVSGKCGIAMMAYYPIKKGQNPPNPGPSPPSPVKPPTFCDNYNSCPVASMNLIKYCFAWGCCPLEDATCCDDHTSCCPHDYPVNTVEGTCLISKDNPFGVRAMRRIPLXPHWAYELEGKKSSA; the protein is encoded by the exons ATGGAGAGAAATACTGTCAGTGTATCAGGGAAATGCGGAATTGCAATGATGGCCTATTACCCTATCAAGAAAGGCCAAAATCCTCCCAACCCTGGCCCTTCTCCTCCATCTCCAGTAAAGCCTCCAACTTTTTGTGATAATTACAACAGCTGCCCTGTTGCGtctatgaatttgataaaatactGTTTCGCATGGGGATGCTGCCCTCTTGAGGATGCTACTTGCTGTGATGACCATACTAGTTGTTGTCCGCATGACTATCCCGTTAACACTGTCGAAGGAACCTGCTTAATA AGCAAGGACAACCCGTTTGGAGTGAGGGCTATGAGGCGTATACCGC AGCCACATTGGGCATATGAGCTTGAAGGCAAGAAGAGCAGTGCTTAA